In Anguilla rostrata isolate EN2019 chromosome 1, ASM1855537v3, whole genome shotgun sequence, a genomic segment contains:
- the LOC135248189 gene encoding type II iodothyronine deiodinase-like has product MNFKKVPESAVTFPPQQKMGMLSVDLLVTLQILPGFFSNCLFLALYDSVVLLKRVVLLLSCSGSAVGEEWQRMLTSAGLKSIWNSFLLDAYKQVKLGGEAPNSKVVKVPSVSSRKLGFSSRTGDECNLLDFASSDRPLVVNFGSATUPPFISHLPAFRQLVEEFSDVADFLLVYIDEAHPSDIWAAPAVEAHSFKVQKHRSLEERVLAAQRLLERFSMPSQCQLVADCMDNNTNVAYGVSFERVCIVQKEKIAYLGGKGPFFYNLNDVRQWLEQNFGKRQSRGMEKKNRCLDCP; this is encoded by the exons ATGAACTTTAAGAAAGTACCTGAGTCTGCGGTTACTTTCCCTCCTCAACAGAAAATGGGCATGCTAAGTGTGGACTTGTTGGTTACCTTGCAGATACTACCAGGTTTCTTCTCGAACTGCCTGTTCCTTGCGCTATATGACTCGGTGGTACTACTGAAGCGCGTGGTATTACTTCTTAGCTGCTCCGGGTCGGCTGTAGGCGAGGAGTGGCAGCGCATGCTGACTTCTGCTGGCTTGAAATCTATATGGAACAGTTTTCTGCTGGATGCCTACAAGCAG GTAAAACTCGGTGGGGAAGCACCAAACTCCAAAGTGGTTAAGGTCCCCAGTGTAAGCAGCAGGAAGCTGGGCTTCAGTAGCAGGACAGGCGATGAGTGTAACCTGCTGGACTTTGCGTCATCCGACCGTCCTTTAGTGGTCAACTTTGGCTCGGCCACCTGACCCCCCTTCATCAGCCACCTGCCTGCCTTCCGGCAGCTGGTGGAAGAGTTCTCGGATGTGGCCGACTTTCTCCTGGTCTACATTGACGAGGCTCACCCCTCCGACATCTGGGCGGCACCAGCAGTGGAGGCGCATTCCTTCAAAGTACAGAAGCACCGCAGCCTTGAGGAGCGAGTTCTGGCTGCTCAGAGGCTTCTGGAACGTTTCTCCATGCCTTCTCAGTGCCAGCTCGTAGCTGACTGCATGGACAACAACACCAATGTGGCCTACGGTGTGTCCTTTGAAAGGGTCTGCATTGTTCAGAAGGAGAAAATTGCTTATCTAGGGGGAAAGGGACCATTTTTTTACAATCTGAACGATGTCAGGCAGTGGCTTGAACAGAACTTTGGAAAGAGGCAGAGCCGgggaatggaaaaaaagaacagatgtCTGGATTGCCcctga